The nucleotide window TTCTGCCGGTGCGCCCACCGGTACCGCCAGGTGGAACCCGTCGATTCAGTCTTTGCCACGCCGACTCCTTCGCCGCGTAGGCCACCAATCTGGGGTGTCACACGGTTTAACAGGCGCGGCGCGGCGCCCGGACACGCCGAAACGGGCGAAGTACCCGATCAGCGGACCAACCAGCACGATAGGGGGATACTGGTGCGTCGGTTCATGTTTTCCGAGGGGGTGGCGTCGTGCCGGCAGTAACGCTGCCCGGGGTCGTGATCGGGGTCGACATCGGCACCACAAGCACGAAGGCCGTCGCGTACGACACCGAGGGGCGGCAGCTCGGCAGCCACCTGGAGGGCTACCCGCTGAACAACCCGCAACCCGGCTACGCCGAGCAGGACCCGCAGCTCATCCTCGAAGCGGTGTTCAGGTCGATCAGCATGGTCGTGGCCGAGTTGGTCCAGCCGGTCGCCGGGCTGTCGTTCGGCTCCGCCATGCACAGCTTGATCGGGTTGGACCGAGACGGCAATCCGCTCACCCCGTCGGTGACCTGGGCCGACTCGCGATCGACCCGGCAGGCCGAGCGGTTGCGGGCGGTGCCGTCGGGGCTGGCCCTGCACAGGCGCACCGGCACGCCGATGCATCCGATGTCACCGCTGCCCAAGTTGCTCTGGTTCGCCGAGCAGGAGCCGAAACTCTTCGAACGGGTGGCGCACTGGGTGGGCATCAAGGAATGGGTGCTGCTGCGGCTCTGCGGCACGCTGGTCACCGACCACTCGATCGCCTCGGCCACCGGCCTGCTCGACATCCACACGCTGGAGTGGGACCCGCAGGCGCTGGGCATCGCCGGCATCACCGAGGAACAGCTCCCGCGGCTCGTCGCGACCACCGCCGTGCTGCCCAATCTGATCCCGCAGGCCGCCGCCGAGACCGGCCTGCCGGAGCGCACCCCGGTGGTGGTCGGCGCGGGCGACGGACCGCTGGCGAACCTGGGCCTGGGCGCGGTGCACCCGGGCATGGTGGCCTGCTCGATCGGCACCAGCGGCGCGATGCGGGTGATGGTCGAGCGGCCCGGCGTGGACCCGCTCGGCGGGGTGTTCTGCTACGCGCTGACCGAGCAGCGCTGGGCGGTCGGTGGCGCGATCAACAACGGCGGCATCGTGCTCAAGTGGGCCGGCGCGGCGCTCGCCCCGGATCTGGGCGAGCACTCCGAGGAGGACCTGGTCGCCCTGGCGGCCCGCGCGCCTGTCGGTTCGGGTGGGCTCATCATGCTGCCGTACCTGCACAGCGAACGGGCACCGCACTGGAGCGCCCTGCCGCGCGGCGCGTACGTGGGGTTGACCCACGCGCATCGCCGCGAGCACCTGGTACGGGCCGCGCTGGAGGGCGTCTGCCAACAGATGGCGCTGGTGCTCAGCTCGGTGCGCGCGGCCGGCAACGAGGTCCGCGAGGTCCGGGCCGGTGGCGGCTTCGCCCGCAGCGGACTGTGGCGGCAGATGCTCGCCGACGTGCTCGGCCTGCCGGTGAGCTTCCCGGCCGCGCACGAGGGGTCGAGCTTCGGCGCGGCGCTGCTCGGCATGGAGGCGCTCGGGCTGATCCCCAGCATCGACGTCGCCGCCGAGCTGGTGCGGATCGAGGAGACCGTCCGCCCCGACCCGGCCGCCGCCGCCACCTACGCGTCGCTGCTGCCGCTCTTCGCCGAGCTGTACGACGCCCTCACGCCCACCTTCGCCTCGATCCGCCGGATGGCGCCCGGCCTGCCCACCGGCCCCGAACCACAGGCGTGAGCGGTGGGGTCAGGGTGCTTCCACGCCGGCGATCAGGTAGCGCTGCACGTCGGCGTCGAGGATTGCCACTTCCTGCGCGTCGTCCGGCCCGGAGCCACGGAACGCCGCCAACTGCTCCGGTGACTCCCAGCGTTCGTAGACGTGGATCCGGCCGGGCTCCAACGGGTCAGCCGCCAGCAGGAAGTCGAGGCAGCCGGCGGTGGCGCGCGCCCGCGCGATGACCTGCTCGCAGTCGGACAGGTACGCCTCACGGGTGGCCGGTTCGACGTGCAGACTGCCGGCGATGATCAGCATGGGTCCTCCAGGTTGGTGGCTGACCTTTGCTCTGCACCCGCCGGCGCGCCATGCACGGTCCGTAACTGGCGCATGGGCGGGTGCAGAGCAAAGCGTGATACCTGTGGGTCACAGTTATACCTGTGGGTCGTCGCGCTCGGGGGGACATTGCCGCCCGGACGGGTGACGCCGGTCCCGCCGGTCTCACCAGCCTCCAGCGCTCCATATCGTGCAAACGTGAGAAAAAGCGACAAGAGGCGCTCATCTTCCCTGCTGGGGAACTCTGCCCGCGTACCCCTGAAGGTGCTGACGGCGGCGGTCGCGCTCGCGGTCCTCGCGACGACCGGGCCGGCCACCGCGGACGGCCCGGGCCGCGCGCCCGGCGCGGACCCGGCGCAGACGACCGAGCCGGGGTACGGGGTTGAGCCCGGTGACGGTCAGAGCCACGAGCCCGGGGTGGACCCGACGCCGGAGCGCCCGCCGACCAGCGAGGTTTCCTGGCTGTCGTTTCCCGGCGGGGTCTTCGCGGTGGACTCGCTCGGGCACACAGTGCGCTACCGCGCCTGCGACGGCGACACCGGCCGGGTCGCCGACCCGACCATGCGGGTCGCCGCCGGGGTGGCCAGCGGCGCGGTAGTCGTCGGCGGCACGGCCTACCGCTACCGGGTGCCGCTGGTGGGGCGCAGCGAGGGCACGATTGAGGTGATCCAACGGCACCGCCCGCCGACGACGCTTACCGGCGTGGTGGTCACCAGCCCTCAGCCGCCCACCGACCCGGTCGAAGGGGCCCGGCTGTTTCCGCTCAGCGGGCAGCTCGCCCGGGTGGTCGCCGACGCGAGCCTCAACCCGGCCGGGGTCACCGTCCGCGACCTGTCCGGCCGCTACGGCGACCAGCAGATCGCCGTCAACGGATCGCTACGGCCCAAGGCGGCAAGCGTCATCAAACTGTGGATCCTCGTCGAACTGCTGCGACGGGTCGACTGTGGACAGGTTTCCCTCGACGACGGGGTGCTGGTCACCCCGGAGGACGTGGTCGGCGGCACCGGTCAGCTCCAGTTCGAGACGTTCCCGCAGGTGGTCACACTGCATCGGCTCGCCCAGTACCTGATCAAGTACAGCGACAATGTGGCAGCGAACGTGCTGATCACCTACCTGGGTGGGTTCGCCCCGGTCAACGCGCTCATCGACTCGATGAACCAACGCTCCACCATCCTGGCCCGCCGGATGCTCGACAGCGCGGCGG belongs to Micromonospora ureilytica and includes:
- a CDS encoding gluconokinase; protein product: MPAVTLPGVVIGVDIGTTSTKAVAYDTEGRQLGSHLEGYPLNNPQPGYAEQDPQLILEAVFRSISMVVAELVQPVAGLSFGSAMHSLIGLDRDGNPLTPSVTWADSRSTRQAERLRAVPSGLALHRRTGTPMHPMSPLPKLLWFAEQEPKLFERVAHWVGIKEWVLLRLCGTLVTDHSIASATGLLDIHTLEWDPQALGIAGITEEQLPRLVATTAVLPNLIPQAAAETGLPERTPVVVGAGDGPLANLGLGAVHPGMVACSIGTSGAMRVMVERPGVDPLGGVFCYALTEQRWAVGGAINNGGIVLKWAGAALAPDLGEHSEEDLVALAARAPVGSGGLIMLPYLHSERAPHWSALPRGAYVGLTHAHRREHLVRAALEGVCQQMALVLSSVRAAGNEVREVRAGGGFARSGLWRQMLADVLGLPVSFPAAHEGSSFGAALLGMEALGLIPSIDVAAELVRIEETVRPDPAAAATYASLLPLFAELYDALTPTFASIRRMAPGLPTGPEPQA
- a CDS encoding putative quinol monooxygenase; the encoded protein is MLIIAGSLHVEPATREAYLSDCEQVIARARATAGCLDFLLAADPLEPGRIHVYERWESPEQLAAFRGSGPDDAQEVAILDADVQRYLIAGVEAP
- a CDS encoding serine hydrolase, which translates into the protein MRKSDKRRSSSLLGNSARVPLKVLTAAVALAVLATTGPATADGPGRAPGADPAQTTEPGYGVEPGDGQSHEPGVDPTPERPPTSEVSWLSFPGGVFAVDSLGHTVRYRACDGDTGRVADPTMRVAAGVASGAVVVGGTAYRYRVPLVGRSEGTIEVIQRHRPPTTLTGVVVTSPQPPTDPVEGARLFPLSGQLARVVADASLNPAGVTVRDLSGRYGDQQIAVNGSLRPKAASVIKLWILVELLRRVDCGQVSLDDGVLVTPEDVVGGTGQLQFETFPQVVTLHRLAQYLIKYSDNVAANVLITYLGGFAPVNALIDSMNQRSTILARRMLDSAAAQRGEENYTSPDDVVSLLGAVWDGEILTPASRDMMIGFMREQTLNTKIPAALPQGVPVAHKTGDLPDASHDVGYYLIPGTETAVAFLTAGPMATGDETVRRMARTVYDFLVTPVEGAVEE